tatatatatgttaaattCTAAAGAGAAGGAAATAAATGGTAGCCCATCAGATTCTCTTAATGGAGATGCAGAAAATGAGaatgaaaatgaaagaaaatGTTTGTGGGTACCAGATGAAGAGGTAACGAACTGTTATAGTTGTAATGTGGTTTTTAATGTAAGAGTAAGAAAGCATCATTGTAGAGCATGTGGGAATGTATTTTGTTCAAATTGTTctgataataaaataaaaataagtgAATATAGTTATTCTGAGAAGGTTAGAGTATGTGATCGTTGTTTTATGGAAAGATCTTCTCCTCAAACCTTATTATTACAAGAAGATTTAGGTGCAAGAAAACAAATAAATCAGGATTTAAAAAAAGCATTAAGTGAAAAAATGGCAATAGTAGAAAGatttaaaacatttttaattgAATTTGATAATGAAATTTTGAATAATACAGATAGCACCGATGGTAGTACAGAtgttatttctttattaaaaagagGAGAAAAAGGTTTAAAAACcttaaatgaaaaaattaaaaattatgattCAATTATtgaagaacaaaaaaatcaattagaaaatttgaaaatggaaaaagaacaaaaaatggaattaaataaaatcCTAAATTTAAGAAATCATGAAATTCAacagaaaaatattaatattaaaaatcttatgaaagaaaaaaatgatttagCACTGGTGAAAGAAGAATCAGAAGGTATTATTGAATCCTATAAAAAACAAGTTGAGaaattaattataagaTGTAATCAACTagaattagaaaaaaaaacatataataaaaatgatcTAAATAATTTCTCTATGACAAATACAAGTTCTTCTTCATACAACCAAGGttcttcttttaatttGCCGTCTAATGGTATGTCAGTATCATATACCATAGCTGACGGCCCAAACGAATATATGGAGGATGAAAATTGTTGTAATAGATGTCAGAGAAGAATGtgtaatattatgtaaaaagGTACAAGTGCAAGTACctgtatgtatatatatatatatatatatatatatagatttaattaaaaaatgtatatttgtaggtttatatattataaattaaacttatacatttataaaataataaggtttatatttataattttttatatttatttttttgttttttttataaaattaatattattttactcctttgttttattttcttttttttccttcATTTTAAAGATGCATACATATTATGATTCCGCccatataataataataataatatatatatatatatatatatatatatttagattatatgaatatcatatttctattatttccacctaataatataaaagaaatatatgatatatctgtttttttttttttttttccctttaTACACATTGCTGTATGTatattgatttattttatttgtttaaaataaagaaaaagaggaaatatatatatccgtacattcatatgatttaattataagaagtaaaataatttttttatatattattttatttttcttacATGACGGATTccaaaataatatatatattttataagctaatttttttttcttttttctatattatattatattatataatattatatttgttatatatatatattgcaAAACAACCTTCtcatttataatattatactATTTGATTTCATTtgattttatttgtttttagttttttttttttttttttttttttttcctttttttataaaatgaaaatgggtaatataatttttatgcattttatttttatatatgttttaaactttaaaaattattaattaatatgaatcatattataaagaaaaaaatttaattacatatgtatatatatatatatatatatatatcataattaatattactTCATTTACACAAATGAATTTAACATATTAAGTTttcatcataatatatctttttgaaaaatataagacTTTGGTAATGGAGGtctatatgtatatttatctaCTATAActaaattattaatattattactatatatatcattggatgttaaattattatttaatgatatatgttcaatttttttatttatgttaatATGTGGATAGGAATATTTCCATTCACCGTTTACAAATCCCTTTGCTGAAATGTTATGTCTGATTTTTGTTTGATTAAGATATATATCTCCGATTAATTTACCTCTAAAAGGTCTCATActatatttaatatatttaaggTAAAAATAGGTATTGTTTTTAACATCTTTGTCTAcaatataatgaaaatcatttattttaatgacctttttattttcatcatattgatttattatatcattgtgattattcacattattGTTAGTATATCCTTCGATAGCATTTTCTTTTACATCATCATTTCCTTCGATCGTATTTTCTTTTACATCATCGTTTTcttccatattattatcatctcCCTTATTTGCATCcttcttatttttttttaaaacaaattTATGACTGTTCAGGTAAATTGGATTCCAAAAAAGACAGTTAATACCATTAAATGGTAAAGTGTGACATGTttcaaataaattttttctaCTGGGATCTTTATTTGTAAATtcagaaaaaaattttaaatttaattgTTCTATATTTACCCATCTTTTCTGATGTGTGTGCCAAGGATACTTGTCAACACATGGCCAAAATGCTTGTCTAGTTCTTGAATCTCTTGCTCTATATGGAGATTTGTACATACGAAAATATGGGTAcatgatatttttatgtttaaaTTGTCTCCTATTAGGAGTACCAATAGCACTTTTTATCCAAATATGTACCCTCTTACTttcatctttatttatttttattgaCGACATTGTTTATTTGTAAAGCTAACAAGAAATGTGAATATGTGaataattaaatgaataaatatatgtataaattagctatttaccaaaaaaaaaaaaaaaaaaaaatatatatataataaataaaagcTAGATAGccataattattattattattattattattaaaattaaaaatttttcatttttgtactaaaaaatttaattacaaaggaaaaataaaatataatatattataaaacaaCTTATAAcaccaaaaaaaaaatcataaatacataaaaataacaaacATATTTAGAtcaaagaaaaaaaaaaggattaaaatataatatagaaataattcatttttttggAACTCCATTTGTTAATTGATAAaattgtaatataaataaatagaaaaatatggaacataaaaataaaaaaaaaaattatatacatatatatatatatatatatatatatatatatatatttgtttatttgtttatttgtatattttggttattataaaaatgaagtGAATACAGATAACACATCTCTTGTAAATGTTTCTTATCTCTTATCATTGTGTAGTAGTAAAAActatatattcataa
This is a stretch of genomic DNA from Plasmodium reichenowi strain SY57 chromosome 14, whole genome shotgun sequence. It encodes these proteins:
- a CDS encoding hypothetical protein (conserved Plasmodium protein, unknown function) encodes the protein MSSIKINKDESKRVHIWIKSAIGTPNRRQFKHKNIMYPYFRMYKSPYRARDSRTRQAFWPCVDKYPWHTHQKRWVNIEQLNLKFFSEFTNKDPSRKNLFETCHTLPFNGINCLFWNPIYLNSHKFVLKKNKKDANKGDDNNMEENDDVKENTIEGNDDVKENAIEGYTNNNVNNHNDIINQYDENKKVIKINDFHYIVDKDVKNNTYFYLKYIKYSMRPFRGKLIGDIYLNQTKIRHNISAKGFVNGEWKYSYPHININKKIEHISLNNNLTSNDIYSNNINNLVIVDKYTYRPPLPKSYIFQKDIL
- a CDS encoding FYVE and coiled-coil domain-containing protein, putative; the protein is MLNSKEKEINGSPSDSLNGDAENENENERKCLWVPDEEVTNCYSCNVVFNVRVRKHHCRACGNVFCSNCSDNKIKISEYSYSEKVRVCDRCFMERSSPQTLLLQEDLGARKQINQDLKKALSEKMAIVERFKTFLIEFDNEILNNTDSTDGSTDVISLLKRGEKGLKTLNEKIKNYDSIIEEQKNQLENLKMEKEQKMELNKILNLRNHEIQQKNINIKNLMKEKNDLALVKEESEGIIESYKKQVEKLIIRCNQLELEKKTYNKNDLNNFSMTNTSSSSYNQGSSFNLPSNGMSVSYTIADGPNEYMEDENCCNRCQRRMCNIM